Proteins co-encoded in one Flavobacterium sp. M31R6 genomic window:
- a CDS encoding NADPH-dependent F420 reductase — MKIAVLGTGGVGTTIASKLIELGHQVMIGSRSKTNEKAIEFVNKFDKNASNGTFEEAATFGEIVFNCVKGQFAIEALKQTGNGIVNKILIDISNPIDTSKGMTFSLIPELCNTNSLGEEIQKVFPTTKVVKTLNTMWSTLMMIPSMLKDGDHTNFICGNDEEAKNIVKNLLKEIGWKEEAIVDLGDITGSRGTEAMLQLWWKIWGVTMGTFSIKVVN, encoded by the coding sequence ATGAAAATAGCAGTTTTAGGTACTGGAGGCGTTGGCACGACCATAGCCTCCAAATTGATCGAATTGGGTCATCAGGTAATGATAGGTTCCCGAAGCAAAACCAACGAAAAAGCAATTGAATTTGTAAATAAATTTGACAAAAATGCCAGTAATGGCACTTTTGAAGAAGCGGCAACTTTTGGAGAAATCGTCTTCAATTGTGTCAAAGGACAATTTGCAATTGAGGCTTTAAAGCAAACTGGCAACGGAATCGTCAATAAAATTCTCATTGACATTTCTAACCCTATCGATACTAGCAAAGGAATGACATTTAGTTTAATTCCGGAACTTTGCAACACCAATTCATTGGGAGAAGAGATCCAAAAAGTCTTTCCAACTACTAAAGTGGTAAAAACCCTAAACACCATGTGGAGCACTCTGATGATGATTCCATCCATGCTGAAAGATGGAGACCATACCAATTTTATATGCGGCAATGATGAGGAAGCCAAAAACATAGTGAAAAATTTACTAAAAGAAATCGGTTGGAAAGAAGAAGCCATTGTGGATTTGGGTGATATTACTGGCTCTAGAGGTACTGAAGCAATGCTCCAATTGTGGTGGAAAATTTGGGGAGTCACAATGGGAACTTTCAGCATTAAAGTTGTCAATTAA
- a CDS encoding L,D-transpeptidase, which yields MQKSVLILLLLVIFCSCKQQNQDHVVSKKTIIRKHPKSISFHFENTKQWLEKTKDSAQFRIVFAINRTDKSNITKMDSIIIPGDLTGDIEFYLPFPLEVPYLKDINKIIFFSYPTQTFAAYENGDLIYTGPTNMGRKKDPTPTGLFYTNWKAEKTTSTFNDEWDLRWNFNIANKLGVGWHKYELPGYPASHSCLRLQEKDAKYLYTWADQWILKDDENVLVKGTPVIVFGKYDFDAPKPWLQLTQNPKALNISVVEIENEVKPRLNAILSEQKKRENQPSK from the coding sequence ATGCAAAAGTCAGTCCTCATATTATTGCTACTTGTCATTTTCTGTTCGTGTAAACAACAGAATCAGGATCATGTGGTATCCAAAAAAACAATAATTCGAAAACATCCCAAAAGTATTTCGTTTCATTTCGAAAATACCAAACAATGGCTCGAAAAGACCAAAGATAGTGCACAATTTCGAATCGTTTTTGCGATAAACCGAACCGATAAATCCAATATAACCAAAATGGATTCCATTATCATCCCAGGGGATTTGACGGGCGATATTGAGTTTTATCTTCCATTTCCGCTAGAGGTTCCTTATTTGAAAGACATCAATAAAATTATCTTCTTTTCGTATCCTACGCAAACTTTTGCCGCTTACGAAAACGGCGACCTGATCTATACCGGCCCTACCAATATGGGACGAAAAAAAGATCCCACACCTACCGGCCTTTTTTACACCAACTGGAAAGCCGAAAAAACAACAAGCACTTTCAATGATGAGTGGGATCTACGTTGGAACTTTAATATTGCCAACAAATTAGGAGTTGGTTGGCATAAATATGAATTGCCCGGCTATCCTGCCTCACATTCCTGTTTACGACTACAGGAAAAAGACGCCAAATACCTTTACACTTGGGCAGACCAATGGATATTGAAGGATGATGAAAATGTGCTTGTAAAAGGAACTCCAGTGATTGTTTTTGGCAAATACGATTTTGATGCGCCAAAACCCTGGTTACAATTGACTCAAAATCCTAAAGCATTGAACATTTCAGTTGTCGAAATAGAAAACGAGGTAAAACCGCGCTTAAACGCAATTTTATCGGAACAGAAGAAAAGAGAAAATCAGCCTAGTAAATAA
- a CDS encoding HAD family hydrolase, giving the protein MKFKGVIFDLDGTLVNSLEDIADAMNSVLQGLNYPTHNYDAYQYFIGSGLRNLVSKSLPETHNDEKHIDHCYQLMIEEYSDNCTRKTKPYDGIVQLLDHLISHNIKLSVFSNKSDELTKKITTALFPNYFAPIVGLSVESLKKPNPSEAIAISKTLGLKDEEIIFVGDSGIDMQTATNANMFAVGVSWGYRPEEELIANGAKYVLNHPLDLIKVLQPEGVTILM; this is encoded by the coding sequence ATGAAATTCAAAGGAGTTATTTTTGATTTAGACGGAACACTGGTTAATTCACTTGAAGACATTGCAGATGCTATGAATAGTGTCCTTCAAGGTCTCAACTACCCTACTCATAATTATGATGCGTACCAATATTTTATTGGGAGCGGCCTTCGAAATTTGGTAAGCAAATCATTGCCCGAAACACATAATGATGAAAAGCATATCGATCATTGTTACCAATTGATGATTGAAGAATATAGCGATAATTGTACTCGTAAAACAAAACCTTACGATGGGATTGTCCAATTATTGGATCACTTAATTTCACATAATATCAAACTAAGCGTATTCTCCAATAAATCGGATGAGCTTACCAAGAAAATCACGACTGCTTTATTCCCAAACTATTTTGCCCCTATAGTGGGTTTGAGTGTTGAATCACTAAAAAAGCCTAATCCATCTGAAGCCATAGCAATAAGCAAAACTCTAGGACTAAAAGATGAAGAAATAATTTTCGTGGGAGATTCTGGAATTGATATGCAAACAGCTACCAATGCCAATATGTTTGCGGTGGGGGTTTCATGGGGATATCGACCAGAAGAAGAACTGATTGCAAATGGAGCAAAATATGTATTAAACCATCCATTGGATTTAATTAAAGTTTTGCAACCCGAAGGCGTTACTATATTGATGTAA
- a CDS encoding serine hydrolase, with protein MKNFLFTLLATGLLFQTGFAQNLDKTKLEQYFNVLETNNKFMGSVAISQNGKIIYTKQIGFSDIENKVKPNENTKYRIGSISKTFTTVLVFKAIEANKLKLTDKLNQYIPEVPNANEITISNLLNHRSGIHNFTDDVEYSKWDTKKTSEKELLATIIKGGSDFKPDSKASYSNSNFVLLTWILQKIYKKDYALLLNEQIIQPLHLKNTYFGKPASIKDNESFSYSLQNGNWAKHSETDMSIPLGAGAIVSTPSDLTLFSDALFNGKLVSSQNLELMKTLKDDFGMGLFQVPFNEKKGYGHTGGIDNFTSAFAHFDDQNVTIALTSNGSVFNNNNISIALASAVYNQPYELPSFKTISVTTEELDKYLGVYSSKDIPIKITFTKNNTTLIAQATGQSTSELVATDKNKFSFELAGVIMEFNPTEKTMTLKQGGQQFLFTKE; from the coding sequence ATGAAAAATTTCCTTTTTACACTATTGGCGACTGGACTTTTATTCCAAACTGGATTCGCTCAAAACCTTGACAAAACCAAATTGGAACAATATTTCAATGTGCTTGAAACGAATAACAAGTTTATGGGAAGTGTGGCAATTTCTCAAAATGGAAAAATCATTTATACAAAGCAAATTGGATTTTCCGATATCGAAAATAAAGTAAAACCTAATGAAAATACTAAATACAGAATTGGTTCTATTTCAAAAACCTTTACTACTGTTTTAGTTTTTAAAGCGATCGAAGCTAATAAACTAAAATTGACAGACAAGCTAAATCAATATATCCCCGAAGTTCCAAATGCCAATGAAATAACCATAAGCAATTTGCTCAACCATCGAAGCGGAATCCACAATTTTACGGATGATGTAGAGTATTCAAAATGGGATACAAAAAAGACATCTGAAAAGGAATTACTAGCCACTATCATAAAGGGCGGCAGCGATTTTAAACCTGATTCCAAAGCTTCATATAGTAATTCCAATTTTGTGCTTTTAACATGGATACTGCAAAAGATTTATAAAAAGGATTACGCCCTTTTATTGAATGAACAAATTATCCAGCCATTGCATCTAAAGAATACCTATTTTGGAAAACCTGCTAGTATAAAAGACAATGAAAGTTTTTCCTATTCACTCCAAAACGGCAATTGGGCAAAACATTCCGAAACCGATATGTCAATCCCCTTGGGAGCTGGTGCAATCGTTTCCACGCCAAGCGACTTAACTCTATTTTCAGACGCATTATTTAATGGTAAATTAGTTTCAAGCCAAAATCTTGAACTAATGAAAACATTAAAAGACGACTTCGGAATGGGGTTATTTCAAGTCCCCTTTAATGAAAAAAAAGGCTATGGACATACTGGAGGAATAGATAATTTTACTTCAGCTTTTGCTCATTTTGACGACCAAAATGTAACAATTGCACTTACAAGTAATGGCTCGGTTTTCAATAATAACAATATCTCAATTGCTTTAGCAAGTGCAGTATATAATCAGCCATATGAATTGCCATCATTTAAAACGATATCGGTTACAACTGAGGAATTAGACAAATACTTAGGAGTTTATTCAAGCAAAGACATCCCTATAAAAATTACATTCACTAAAAACAATACCACCTTGATAGCACAAGCTACAGGCCAATCTACCAGTGAACTCGTAGCAACTGATAAAAACAAGTTTTCATTCGAACTGGCAGGAGTTATTATGGAATTTAATCCCACAGAAAAAACAATGACTTTAAAACAAGGAGGGCAACAATTCCTATTCACAAAAGAATAA
- a CDS encoding DUF808 domain-containing protein: protein MASGFFALLDDIAALMDDVAVMSKIAAKKTAGILGDDLAVNAEKASGFVSSRELPVLWAIAKGSFINKLIILPIAFLLSAFFPLAIIIILVLGGLFLAYEGAEKIYEYLFPHKHSTTETKIQEFTETEILAFEKEKIKSAIITDFILSVEIVIIALGTVIKETLMSQIVVVSFIAVLATVGVYGIVAIIVRMDELGFKLIGMSAKENSPLKIIGNILVQALPKVIKSLAVIGTIALILVAGGIFVHNIDFLHHILPQLPSFLKEFIIGLIIGLIVLGIVNVFKKVFGKK, encoded by the coding sequence ATGGCATCAGGTTTTTTTGCACTATTAGATGATATCGCAGCACTTATGGATGATGTTGCAGTAATGAGTAAAATTGCAGCCAAAAAGACAGCTGGTATTTTGGGCGATGATTTGGCCGTTAATGCCGAAAAAGCTTCCGGTTTTGTTTCCTCAAGAGAACTTCCTGTATTGTGGGCAATTGCAAAAGGTTCTTTCATCAATAAATTAATTATTTTACCTATTGCCTTTCTGCTAAGTGCTTTTTTTCCTTTGGCAATTATAATAATCTTAGTGCTTGGAGGTCTTTTTCTAGCGTATGAAGGCGCCGAAAAAATATACGAATACCTGTTCCCTCATAAACATTCAACAACAGAAACCAAAATCCAAGAGTTCACCGAAACCGAAATTCTGGCATTTGAGAAAGAAAAAATAAAATCCGCGATAATAACTGATTTTATATTATCGGTAGAGATTGTAATCATTGCGCTGGGAACCGTAATTAAGGAAACTCTAATGTCTCAGATTGTTGTAGTTTCTTTTATTGCAGTATTGGCAACCGTTGGTGTTTACGGAATCGTAGCCATTATTGTAAGAATGGATGAACTGGGTTTCAAACTTATTGGGATGAGTGCCAAAGAAAACAGCCCGTTAAAAATTATCGGTAACATATTGGTACAAGCACTTCCAAAAGTCATTAAAAGTTTAGCCGTAATTGGCACTATAGCCTTGATTTTGGTGGCTGGTGGTATATTTGTACACAATATTGATTTCTTGCATCACATATTGCCTCAATTGCCTTCCTTCTTAAAAGAATTTATCATCGGACTTATAATAGGATTGATTGTTTTAGGAATAGTAAACGTATTCAAAAAGGTGTTTGGGAAAAAATAG
- a CDS encoding DUF2200 domain-containing protein codes for MNDTSHHDERIAKMTFATVYPHYLAKVEKKGRTKEELHQVIEWLTGYDEKKLQELIAEKVTFETFFQNASINPNARLITGAICGYRVEEIENKLTQQVRYLDKLVDELTKGRKMEKILRLA; via the coding sequence ATGAACGATACCAGCCATCATGATGAGCGAATCGCCAAAATGACATTCGCTACTGTATATCCACATTATCTCGCAAAGGTGGAGAAAAAAGGCAGAACAAAAGAAGAATTGCATCAAGTAATCGAGTGGCTAACTGGCTATGATGAAAAGAAACTACAGGAACTCATTGCAGAAAAAGTCACTTTTGAAACCTTCTTCCAGAATGCTTCCATAAACCCCAATGCTCGCCTCATTACTGGTGCAATTTGTGGCTATAGAGTTGAAGAAATCGAAAACAAGTTGACGCAACAGGTGAGATATTTGGACAAATTGGTAGATGAATTGACAAAAGGACGCAAGATGGAGAAGATTTTACGACTTGCATAG
- a CDS encoding LLM class flavin-dependent oxidoreductase, producing MKTSIPISLLELAIITQDSDASETMQKTKELAQLADGLGYKRFWLAEHHNMAHVASTATVVLIGFIASQTQNIRVGSGGIMLPNHSPLIIAEQFGTLGILYPERIDLGLGRAPGTDSLTAQAIRPDFIAESQRFPQNVKALQDYFSEANAEAKVRAFPAEGTNVPIWILGSSMDSASLAAAYGLPYAFAGHFAPRQMIQAFEFYRENFKSSVYLDMPKTMACVNVIAADTDNEAEVLSTSLYQMFQNLVQNTRKPLQPPVASLSDLMNNMSEEARFHVNQMTAGSFIGGRETLTKELKEFINYSRVDELMITSPIFDHQDKLKSLMIAKEVIDGINENVHFLG from the coding sequence ATGAAAACCTCAATTCCAATTTCCTTATTAGAGTTAGCGATAATTACGCAGGACAGCGATGCCAGCGAAACGATGCAAAAGACCAAAGAATTGGCGCAACTTGCCGATGGTTTGGGCTATAAACGGTTTTGGTTGGCCGAACACCATAATATGGCTCATGTTGCGAGTACGGCAACGGTTGTTCTGATTGGTTTTATTGCGAGCCAGACGCAGAATATTCGGGTAGGATCGGGTGGAATTATGTTGCCCAATCATTCGCCATTGATTATTGCCGAGCAGTTTGGGACTTTGGGAATTTTGTATCCTGAGCGAATTGACCTTGGTTTGGGAAGGGCTCCCGGAACCGATTCGCTGACGGCACAAGCCATTCGACCTGATTTTATTGCCGAATCGCAACGGTTTCCGCAGAATGTAAAAGCGTTGCAGGACTATTTTTCGGAAGCGAATGCGGAGGCCAAAGTTCGTGCTTTTCCGGCTGAAGGGACAAATGTTCCCATTTGGATTTTGGGTTCGAGTATGGACAGCGCTTCGTTGGCGGCGGCTTATGGATTGCCGTATGCTTTTGCAGGACATTTTGCGCCAAGACAAATGATTCAGGCTTTTGAGTTTTATAGAGAAAATTTTAAGTCTTCGGTCTATTTGGACATGCCAAAAACAATGGCCTGCGTGAATGTAATTGCCGCCGATACGGATAATGAAGCCGAAGTTTTATCGACGAGTTTGTATCAAATGTTTCAGAATTTGGTTCAAAATACTAGAAAACCGTTGCAGCCTCCAGTGGCTTCCCTGTCTGATCTCATGAATAATATGAGCGAAGAAGCTCGTTTTCATGTTAACCAAATGACGGCGGGTTCATTTATAGGCGGCAGGGAAACGTTGACTAAAGAACTGAAAGAATTTATCAACTATTCCCGTGTGGATGAATTGATGATTACGAGTCCGATTTTTGATCATCAGGATAAATTGAAGAGTCTGATGATAGCCAAGGAGGTTATTGATGGTATTAATGAGAATGTGCATTTTTTAGGATAA
- a CDS encoding ABC transporter ATP-binding protein, protein MKILYTYIKEHKSLLFLALFLAAINQCFSLCDSIIIGKLLNQCGVGVAGFHHNFALFTKAVLGWLALSLGAAMMSRIAKNFQDYFTNIIIQRTGAKMYTDGIQKALELPFQDFEDQRSGETLGKLQKVKIDCEKFITLSISLIFQTLIGIVFVMAYAINIHWLLGPIFLATVPVIAFISSFLGTRIKKVSKEILGETTALAGATTESLRNIELVKSLGLTEQEVNRLNSTTIKILGLELKKVRFIRSLSFIQGTTVHFMRTGLVFALYMFIFQGIIKPGDLITLMFFSFFLFNPLQELGNVIATYNETKASMDNFGDLMNAKSEVKPLHPKTIGFINNLRFSNISFKHQTATSYAVKDISFEAKAGETIAFVGPSGSGKTTLVKMLVGLYTTDEGAIFYNEKNAKEIDLTELRQQLGFVTQDAQLFSGTIKDNLLFVKPNATDEEINDVLQKSACQNLLSRAEKGLDTTIGEGGIKVSGGEKQRLSIARALLRNPRLLLFDEATSALDSITEEEITQTIRSISSKQDQITVLIAHRLSTIMHADRIYVLEQGAIIEQGKHQDLLNEKGLYYAMWRQQIGERKIVEV, encoded by the coding sequence ATGAAAATATTATATACCTACATCAAAGAACACAAGTCCCTGTTATTTTTAGCTTTATTTTTAGCGGCTATCAACCAATGTTTTTCCCTATGTGACTCCATTATTATTGGTAAATTATTGAATCAATGTGGTGTTGGCGTTGCTGGGTTCCATCACAATTTTGCACTCTTCACCAAAGCCGTTCTGGGTTGGCTGGCACTGTCTTTAGGAGCCGCGATGATGTCAAGAATTGCCAAAAATTTTCAGGATTATTTCACCAATATCATCATTCAGAGAACAGGTGCAAAAATGTATACCGACGGTATTCAAAAAGCGCTTGAATTACCATTTCAGGATTTTGAAGATCAGCGAAGCGGTGAAACACTCGGAAAACTTCAGAAAGTAAAAATAGATTGTGAAAAGTTCATCACTTTATCCATTTCGCTAATTTTTCAAACGCTTATCGGGATTGTTTTTGTGATGGCCTATGCGATTAATATCCATTGGCTGTTGGGGCCTATCTTTTTGGCAACCGTTCCCGTTATTGCTTTTATCAGTTCCTTTTTGGGTACAAGAATCAAAAAAGTGTCCAAGGAAATTCTTGGCGAAACAACCGCTTTGGCAGGTGCTACCACCGAATCGTTGCGCAATATCGAATTGGTAAAAAGTTTGGGTTTGACCGAGCAAGAAGTGAATCGTCTAAACAGTACCACGATAAAAATATTGGGTCTTGAGCTGAAGAAAGTTAGATTTATCCGTTCACTAAGTTTTATACAAGGAACTACGGTTCATTTTATGAGAACTGGATTGGTTTTTGCATTATACATGTTTATTTTTCAAGGAATCATTAAGCCGGGGGATTTGATTACGTTAATGTTTTTCTCTTTCTTTTTGTTTAATCCACTGCAGGAACTTGGAAATGTTATTGCGACTTATAACGAAACAAAAGCCTCGATGGATAATTTTGGTGATTTAATGAATGCCAAAAGTGAAGTAAAACCGTTGCACCCAAAAACTATCGGGTTTATCAATAATTTGAGATTTTCAAATATTTCGTTCAAGCACCAAACTGCCACTTCTTACGCCGTCAAAGATATTTCTTTTGAAGCAAAAGCCGGTGAAACCATTGCTTTTGTCGGCCCTTCGGGAAGCGGAAAAACGACTTTGGTAAAAATGTTGGTTGGATTATATACTACAGACGAAGGCGCTATTTTTTACAATGAAAAAAATGCCAAAGAGATTGACTTAACCGAGTTGCGCCAGCAATTGGGATTTGTGACCCAAGATGCTCAACTGTTTTCGGGCACGATAAAAGACAATTTACTCTTTGTGAAACCCAATGCAACCGATGAAGAGATAAATGATGTTCTACAAAAATCGGCTTGTCAAAATTTATTGTCTCGTGCTGAAAAGGGATTGGATACGACTATCGGTGAAGGCGGAATTAAAGTATCTGGTGGAGAAAAACAGAGATTATCGATTGCAAGGGCATTATTGAGAAATCCAAGATTATTGTTATTTGATGAAGCGACCTCGGCTTTGGATTCCATCACAGAAGAAGAGATTACACAAACCATTCGTAGCATCTCTTCTAAGCAAGACCAGATTACAGTATTGATTGCACACCGTTTGTCAACCATTATGCACGCTGACAGAATCTATGTATTAGAGCAGGGAGCTATTATAGAACAAGGAAAGCATCAAGATTTATTGAATGAAAAAGGCTTGTATTATGCGATGTGGAGGCAACAAATTGGAGAGAGAAAAATAGTGGAAGTATAA
- a CDS encoding GMP reductase, with the protein MRIETELKLGFKDVMIRPKRSTLKSRSQVSLEREYKFLHSSIAWSGVPIMGANMDTVGTFEMALALAKENLFTAIHKHYSLEQWDEFMRNAPENIQDYIAVSSGTGKNDFKKIGEIFEQSPQLKFICIDVANGYSEHFVSFLKKAREKYPDKVIIAGNVVTGEMVEELLLAGADIVKVGIGPGSVCTTRVKTGVGYPQLSAIIECADAAHGLGGHIISDGGCATPGDVAKAFGAGADFVMLGGMLAGHNESGGEMVEIAGEKFKKFYGMSSETAMNKHVGGVAEYRASEGKTVQVPFKGDVIDTLKDILGGLRSTCTYVGASKLKELTKRTTFIRVLEQENVIFNK; encoded by the coding sequence ATGAGAATAGAAACCGAACTTAAATTAGGATTTAAAGATGTAATGATCAGACCCAAACGCTCTACTTTAAAGAGTCGATCACAGGTTTCTCTAGAGAGGGAATACAAGTTTTTACATAGTTCCATCGCTTGGTCAGGAGTTCCCATCATGGGAGCCAATATGGATACGGTGGGAACTTTTGAAATGGCATTGGCATTGGCCAAAGAAAACCTTTTCACAGCAATCCATAAGCATTATTCTCTTGAGCAATGGGATGAATTCATGAGAAATGCACCCGAAAATATTCAGGATTATATCGCAGTGAGCTCAGGAACCGGAAAAAATGATTTCAAGAAAATAGGTGAAATATTTGAACAAAGCCCCCAATTAAAATTCATTTGCATTGATGTTGCTAACGGCTATTCCGAACATTTTGTGAGTTTCCTGAAAAAAGCACGCGAAAAATATCCAGACAAAGTAATTATTGCCGGCAATGTAGTTACCGGCGAAATGGTCGAAGAATTATTACTAGCCGGTGCCGATATCGTAAAAGTGGGAATAGGTCCAGGATCGGTTTGCACCACAAGGGTAAAAACAGGTGTGGGTTATCCCCAACTTTCTGCCATTATCGAATGTGCGGATGCGGCTCATGGTTTAGGAGGTCATATTATAAGCGATGGCGGATGTGCCACTCCAGGCGATGTAGCCAAAGCATTTGGTGCCGGTGCAGATTTCGTAATGCTCGGTGGTATGCTTGCAGGACATAACGAAAGCGGTGGCGAAATGGTTGAAATTGCCGGTGAAAAATTTAAAAAATTCTACGGAATGAGTTCGGAGACGGCCATGAACAAACACGTTGGCGGTGTCGCCGAATACAGAGCAAGCGAAGGAAAAACGGTTCAGGTTCCGTTCAAAGGGGATGTCATCGATACCTTAAAAGACATTCTTGGCGGATTAAGAAGCACTTGCACGTACGTAGGCGCTTCCAAATTGAAAGAATTGACCAAAAGAACCACCTTTATTCGAGTGCTGGAACAAGAGAATGTTATTTTCAATAAGTAA
- a CDS encoding GNAT family N-acetyltransferase — MNNNWIYHPVLLKGDEIELLPLEGEHLEDLFLAAANKEIWELTSVNYSVEEIFYPNFNNAMNDREKGTAYPFVIVHKNSNKIIGTTRFIEICPNDKKLEIGVTWIMKEYWGTTVNLECKLLLLNYCFETLKANRVQFRAKDNNLRSRKAIEKIGGQFEGILRKDKIEPNGIPRNTAFYSILDDDWKNVKESIKNQIEIKTKL, encoded by the coding sequence ATGAACAATAATTGGATTTATCATCCTGTGCTATTAAAAGGAGATGAAATAGAACTGCTACCTTTAGAAGGGGAACATTTAGAAGATTTATTTCTTGCAGCAGCCAATAAAGAAATATGGGAACTAACCTCCGTAAACTATTCAGTTGAAGAAATATTTTATCCCAATTTCAACAATGCAATGAATGATAGAGAAAAAGGAACAGCCTATCCTTTCGTAATCGTTCACAAAAACTCCAATAAAATCATAGGAACTACAAGATTTATTGAAATATGCCCTAATGACAAAAAATTAGAAATAGGCGTTACTTGGATAATGAAAGAATATTGGGGAACAACCGTAAACCTGGAATGCAAATTATTATTACTCAACTATTGTTTCGAAACTTTAAAAGCCAACAGAGTTCAATTCAGGGCAAAAGACAATAATTTACGTTCTAGAAAAGCAATTGAAAAAATTGGCGGACAATTTGAAGGGATTTTGAGAAAAGACAAAATAGAACCGAATGGAATCCCAAGAAACACTGCTTTTTACAGCATTCTGGATGATGATTGGAAAAATGTAAAAGAAAGTATTAAAAACCAAATTGAGATAAAAACCAAGCTATGA
- a CDS encoding DUF4199 domain-containing protein has translation MVNNILRNGILGGIIAAIVMASMVFYMKANPGEEPNSIISFISMLLAFTFLILGINQQREINNGKITFGNAFLTGLGISFVIATIYVLVWLVIYYNFFPDFMDRYGEMVLKNAKPEDLAAKTTEIYQMKEWYKSPLMVILLTYMEIFPIGIVISLIAGLILKKK, from the coding sequence ATGGTCAATAACATCTTAAGAAACGGAATTTTAGGAGGAATAATTGCTGCAATTGTTATGGCTTCGATGGTATTTTATATGAAAGCCAATCCGGGAGAGGAGCCCAATTCAATTATAAGTTTTATCAGTATGCTTTTAGCTTTTACCTTCCTGATATTGGGTATCAATCAACAACGCGAAATCAATAATGGTAAAATCACTTTCGGCAACGCCTTCCTGACAGGATTGGGAATTTCATTTGTCATTGCAACCATTTACGTTTTGGTCTGGCTGGTTATTTATTACAACTTTTTTCCTGATTTTATGGATAGATATGGTGAAATGGTCTTAAAAAACGCCAAACCCGAAGATCTTGCAGCCAAAACTACCGAAATATACCAAATGAAGGAATGGTATAAAAGCCCTTTAATGGTAATCTTGCTTACTTATATGGAAATTTTCCCAATTGGCATTGTAATTTCTTTAATTGCAGGACTAATTCTAAAGAAAAAATAA
- a CDS encoding VOC family protein, whose amino-acid sequence MEPKFIWANLASSDLEKTTQFYTALGFESNGKMDEGTSFFFGQNKFVINFFIEQRLKKDVNGNVGIPKENEVIFSLSASSKEEVNNWVEKVKSAGGTIFAAPQDYEKGYTFGFADPDGHKFNILYWPGM is encoded by the coding sequence ATGGAACCAAAATTTATATGGGCAAACTTAGCCTCAAGTGATCTTGAAAAAACAACCCAATTTTATACAGCATTAGGTTTTGAGTCAAATGGAAAAATGGATGAAGGAACTAGTTTTTTCTTTGGACAAAACAAATTTGTTATCAATTTCTTCATTGAACAAAGATTAAAGAAAGATGTAAACGGCAATGTTGGTATTCCTAAAGAGAACGAAGTCATATTTTCCCTTTCTGCCAGCAGTAAAGAAGAAGTAAATAATTGGGTTGAAAAAGTAAAATCGGCGGGTGGAACAATCTTCGCAGCACCACAAGATTATGAAAAAGGTTATACTTTTGGCTTTGCCGATCCAGATGGTCACAAATTCAATATTTTGTATTGGCCAGGAATGTAA